In Arcanobacterium wilhelmae, the following are encoded in one genomic region:
- a CDS encoding succinic semialdehyde dehydrogenase — MSYSDHNGVNVPGIGPQCHGRGIDPSLAFLAHAHGETLEVHYPVDGTPVGTVRTATQADVESAFKLARAAQHEWAQTPIRDRARILVRFAQYVLDNCDELLDSIQLETGKNRLSAFEEVMDVARLAAHTAAVAPSILKTKRAAGAFPILTQVRVERAPKGVVGVIAPWNYPLTLVATDIVPALIAGNAVVMKPDSATPFTALLTRKLLLQAGLPEDLFLVTPGSGRTVGTWIIDRADFIMFTGSTATGRLIAARCGERLIGCSAELGGKNPMIVLADADIERAAAGAVKACFSNTGQLCISIERIYVAQEIADEFTRAFVEKTRALTLGGGLDWNTDVGSLISPEHMARVKAHVDDAVAKGARVLAGGRARPDLGPAFYEPTILSDVPDEADVARAETFGPAVALDTYDHEAEAIAAANDTTYGLNSSVWSRSVAHARAVASRLETGTVAINDGYTAAWGSIAAPMGGWKESGIGRRHGADGILKYTESRTVAAQHLIPIGPFGPLDAEKFAHVMRRGIRVLNALKF; from the coding sequence ATGAGTTACTCAGATCACAACGGAGTGAATGTGCCTGGCATCGGCCCCCAGTGCCACGGGCGAGGCATCGATCCGTCGCTGGCATTCCTCGCGCACGCACACGGGGAAACACTCGAGGTCCATTACCCTGTGGACGGCACCCCCGTCGGCACAGTTCGCACAGCCACCCAGGCCGACGTCGAGAGCGCATTTAAGCTTGCGCGCGCTGCCCAGCATGAATGGGCGCAAACCCCCATCCGCGATCGCGCACGCATCCTCGTCCGGTTCGCCCAGTATGTTCTCGACAACTGTGACGAGCTTCTTGATTCAATCCAGCTCGAAACAGGGAAAAACCGGCTCTCCGCATTCGAGGAAGTCATGGATGTGGCACGGCTCGCCGCCCACACGGCCGCCGTCGCGCCCTCGATCCTCAAAACCAAGCGGGCCGCAGGAGCATTCCCGATACTCACGCAGGTGCGGGTCGAACGCGCGCCGAAGGGCGTCGTCGGGGTAATCGCTCCGTGGAACTACCCCCTCACGCTTGTCGCCACGGATATCGTTCCCGCACTTATCGCAGGAAACGCCGTCGTGATGAAACCCGATTCCGCCACGCCGTTCACGGCCCTCCTCACCCGAAAGCTCCTCCTTCAAGCAGGATTACCCGAGGATCTCTTCCTCGTCACCCCAGGCTCCGGCCGCACCGTGGGCACGTGGATCATCGACCGCGCAGACTTCATCATGTTCACCGGCTCCACCGCCACCGGGCGCCTCATCGCCGCGCGCTGCGGTGAACGCTTGATTGGTTGCTCGGCCGAGCTCGGAGGAAAGAACCCGATGATCGTCCTTGCCGACGCCGACATCGAACGAGCCGCCGCCGGCGCAGTCAAAGCCTGCTTCTCCAACACCGGGCAACTGTGCATCTCCATCGAACGTATTTACGTGGCGCAAGAAATTGCAGACGAGTTTACCCGCGCATTCGTCGAGAAGACCCGGGCACTCACCCTCGGGGGAGGGCTCGACTGGAATACCGACGTCGGCTCGCTCATCTCGCCCGAGCACATGGCGCGCGTCAAAGCGCATGTGGACGACGCCGTCGCGAAAGGCGCCCGCGTGCTCGCCGGCGGGCGGGCCCGGCCCGACCTCGGCCCAGCATTCTACGAACCCACCATCCTCAGCGACGTGCCTGACGAAGCCGACGTCGCGCGGGCAGAAACCTTCGGCCCCGCCGTCGCGCTTGACACCTACGACCACGAAGCCGAAGCCATCGCCGCCGCAAACGACACCACCTACGGGCTGAACTCGTCCGTCTGGAGCCGATCTGTCGCTCACGCACGCGCCGTCGCCTCCCGACTCGAAACCGGCACCGTCGCCATCAACGACGGCTACACCGCCGCCTGGGGCTCCATCGCCGCACCCATGGGAGGATGGAAAGAATCCGGAATCGGCCGCCGGCACGGCGCCGACGGCATCCTCAAATACACCGAAAGCCGCACTGTTGCGGCACAACACCTCATTCCCATCGGCCCGTTCGGGCCACTCGACGCAGAAAAATTCGCACACGTGATGCGGCGAGGCATACGCGTACTCAACGCTCTCAAGTTCTAG
- a CDS encoding SDR family oxidoreductase: protein MAGKRVPIRGARVLITGAASGIGRLMAKGAAERGAREVFLWDLNGEAAQALAREIGTNFAGLPSATRASASAIDVTDSAAVTALAKEIGHVDIVINNAGVVTGKPLLEASEAQIRRTFDVNVLAQYWVTRAFLPAMLERDRGAIVNIASAAGLVGVAKQTDYSASKFASFGFTESLRAELSKADSHVHTLVVAPYYIDTGMFDGVRTKFPALLPILKEADVARKILDALESGKHQLVMPPFVKLLPAMRLLPPRAFDAVCNFFGVNTTMDNFVGRKS, encoded by the coding sequence ATGGCAGGAAAACGAGTACCCATTAGAGGAGCCCGAGTCCTCATCACCGGCGCCGCATCCGGAATCGGGCGGCTTATGGCCAAAGGCGCGGCCGAACGCGGGGCCCGCGAAGTGTTCCTGTGGGACCTCAACGGCGAGGCCGCCCAGGCGCTCGCACGCGAAATCGGAACCAACTTCGCCGGGCTCCCCAGCGCAACACGCGCATCGGCCTCGGCCATCGACGTCACCGACTCGGCCGCCGTCACCGCACTCGCCAAGGAAATCGGCCACGTTGACATCGTCATCAACAACGCCGGCGTCGTCACCGGCAAACCGCTCCTTGAGGCGAGTGAGGCGCAGATCCGGCGCACATTTGACGTGAATGTCCTCGCGCAATACTGGGTGACCCGTGCGTTCCTCCCCGCAATGCTCGAACGCGACCGCGGCGCAATTGTGAACATCGCGAGCGCCGCCGGCCTCGTCGGAGTAGCAAAACAAACCGACTACTCAGCCTCCAAATTCGCGTCCTTTGGCTTTACAGAATCGCTCCGCGCCGAGCTCTCTAAAGCCGATTCGCACGTCCACACCCTCGTCGTCGCCCCGTACTACATCGACACCGGCATGTTCGACGGCGTCCGGACCAAATTCCCTGCTCTGTTGCCGATCTTGAAAGAAGCGGACGTCGCGAGAAAGATCCTTGACGCCCTCGAATCAGGCAAACACCAGCTCGTCATGCCACCCTTTGTGAAACTCCTGCCTGCGATGCGCCTGCTACCACCGCGTGCATTCGACGCCGTGTGCAACTTCTTCGGTGTTAACACAACCATGGATAACTTCGTCGGACGCAAGAGCTAG
- the nadE gene encoding ammonia-dependent NAD(+) synthetase gives MRELQREIIEKLGVKPNIDPAAEVEARVQFLVDYARSARATGFVLGISGGVDSTLGGRLAQMAVEKMRSEGDDVAFVAVRLPYGVQADEADAAAAMDWVAADHEVTLNIKEPTVALEAAYEDAMEMDISDFNRGNVKARMRMIAQYAIAGDAGLLVIGTDHAAENVTAFFTKFGDGAADLLPLAGLNKRQNRALLKYLGAPEPLWAKVPTADLLDGKPLRTDEDELGLTYDQIDDYLEGKEIDLAAAENLEAKWMRGRHKRTVPATPADTWWR, from the coding sequence ATGCGTGAACTACAGCGAGAAATCATCGAAAAACTCGGCGTGAAGCCGAACATTGATCCCGCCGCGGAAGTCGAGGCACGTGTGCAATTCCTCGTCGACTATGCACGATCTGCGCGGGCAACAGGCTTCGTGCTTGGAATCTCCGGGGGAGTGGACTCCACCCTCGGCGGCCGCCTGGCACAGATGGCGGTCGAAAAGATGCGAAGCGAAGGCGATGATGTCGCCTTCGTCGCCGTGCGCCTGCCGTACGGGGTGCAGGCCGACGAGGCCGACGCCGCCGCCGCGATGGACTGGGTCGCCGCCGACCACGAGGTGACCCTCAATATCAAGGAACCCACGGTAGCGCTCGAAGCCGCATACGAAGACGCCATGGAAATGGACATCTCAGATTTTAACCGCGGCAACGTCAAGGCACGAATGCGCATGATCGCGCAGTACGCGATCGCTGGCGACGCCGGACTGCTCGTCATCGGTACCGACCATGCTGCCGAGAATGTGACGGCATTCTTCACTAAGTTCGGCGACGGTGCTGCGGATCTACTGCCGCTCGCAGGGCTCAACAAGCGTCAAAATCGAGCACTACTGAAGTACCTGGGGGCACCCGAGCCCCTATGGGCGAAAGTGCCAACTGCCGATCTGCTCGATGGGAAACCGCTACGCACAGACGAAGACGAGCTGGGCCTCACTTATGATCAGATCGACGACTACCTCGAAGGCAAAGAGATCGATCTGGCGGCTGCCGAGAACCTCGAAGCCAAATGGATGCGAGGGCGCCACAAGCGCACCGTCCCGGCGACGCCCGCAGACACCTGGTGGCGCTGA
- a CDS encoding response regulator transcription factor yields the protein MKIFIADDATLMREGLAGILQRVGFEVVGFAEDAPSAVSRVGALLDAGEQVDVFLTDVRMPPGMSDDGLRAAAQLRERYPQLAIMVLSQYVAPAYAASLFVSPDRGKAGIGYLLKERVSKVSDFVASLNMVAAGGMVVDPDVAAGLIRGSMNALSQLTPREREVLELMARGMSNSEIQDTLFLSSAAVSKHVSNIFTKLGLPPGEENRRVRAVLAYLTATGQN from the coding sequence GTGAAAATTTTTATTGCCGACGATGCCACGCTGATGCGTGAAGGGCTCGCAGGGATCTTGCAACGTGTGGGTTTCGAGGTCGTCGGATTCGCTGAAGACGCCCCGAGCGCGGTCTCCCGTGTCGGCGCCCTCCTCGACGCCGGCGAGCAGGTGGATGTGTTCCTCACCGACGTTCGCATGCCACCGGGGATGTCCGACGACGGTTTGCGCGCAGCCGCCCAGCTCCGTGAGCGCTATCCGCAGCTCGCAATCATGGTTCTCTCACAATACGTTGCACCCGCATACGCAGCGTCGCTGTTCGTATCGCCCGATCGCGGGAAGGCAGGGATCGGTTATCTCCTCAAAGAACGCGTATCGAAGGTATCGGACTTCGTGGCCTCACTCAATATGGTGGCGGCTGGCGGCATGGTCGTAGACCCCGACGTTGCCGCCGGCCTGATCCGTGGCTCGATGAATGCGCTCTCGCAACTTACGCCGCGAGAGCGCGAGGTGCTCGAGCTGATGGCGCGAGGCATGTCGAACTCGGAAATCCAAGATACGCTTTTCCTCTCCTCCGCCGCGGTGTCGAAGCACGTGTCGAACATCTTCACGAAGCTCGGCTTGCCACCGGGCGAAGAAAACCGGCGGGTGCGTGCTGTGCTCGCCTATCTCACAGCAACTGGCCAGAACTGA
- a CDS encoding sensor histidine kinase: MFGWFNKHRRNIARELSELTESRREIVHAFEIERRRIERDLHDGAQQFVVATGMALGEAELIIQLAGTLPPALADLPAVLARAQQANAEGLAAIRATVNNVHPKVLSDLGLEKAIRDVAERAEIPVQVRVPHSLPTMPEGIIATGYFLVSEALTNAAKHAPQATATVVLAADDDLHISIVDTGLGGATITPGHGLAGLRERLAAFGGKLELSSPAGGPTVLRATIPLLLRRGESGVPNA; encoded by the coding sequence ATGTTCGGCTGGTTCAACAAACATCGACGAAATATTGCACGTGAGCTGTCAGAGCTGACGGAATCGCGGCGCGAGATCGTGCACGCTTTCGAGATTGAGCGCAGACGTATCGAACGTGATCTTCACGACGGAGCTCAGCAGTTCGTCGTTGCGACCGGGATGGCACTCGGCGAAGCAGAGTTAATCATCCAACTTGCCGGCACCCTACCGCCCGCACTTGCCGATCTCCCTGCCGTTCTCGCACGTGCCCAGCAGGCTAACGCTGAAGGCCTCGCCGCAATCCGCGCAACTGTCAACAACGTCCACCCTAAAGTGCTGTCCGATCTCGGGCTGGAAAAGGCGATCCGCGATGTCGCGGAGCGCGCCGAAATTCCCGTTCAGGTTCGAGTTCCTCACTCCCTGCCGACCATGCCCGAAGGCATCATCGCTACTGGTTACTTTTTAGTCTCCGAGGCGCTGACGAATGCCGCAAAACATGCTCCTCAAGCCACGGCAACCGTCGTCCTCGCCGCCGACGACGACCTCCACATTTCGATCGTCGACACCGGGCTAGGTGGGGCAACGATTACACCTGGGCACGGGCTGGCAGGGTTGCGGGAACGACTCGCCGCATTCGGCGGGAAACTGGAGCTCTCCTCACCTGCGGGTGGCCCAACGGTGCTACGCGCGACGATCCCGCTTTTGTTACGGCGCGGCGAATCTGGAGTGCCCAACGCCTAG
- a CDS encoding DUF559 domain-containing protein: protein MQVARRHLQIAGLTAAKYYKLWVPPGRHPTEVSTRPGTRRPRFGQATIRRWKYPRNRLVPPLVEVLEQVARWHSTETAAIVLESALAQGKASMDEVHAIIRRLPKRRARLLRFVDDRSGSGSETRLKFFFIREQIKFDQQFQFSADYRADFRLGKHLILEADSSAYHATKSGYLTDRRRDLEAAIRGFEVLRLSFEQIWTDWRHTKGVLRAIVRSRRHQRRLLDLTDHYSIFA, encoded by the coding sequence ATGCAGGTGGCACGCCGCCACCTGCAGATTGCCGGGCTCACCGCGGCGAAATACTACAAACTGTGGGTTCCGCCGGGGCGGCACCCAACTGAGGTCTCGACGCGGCCCGGCACCCGCCGCCCACGATTCGGACAAGCGACGATCCGCCGTTGGAAGTATCCCCGTAACCGGCTCGTTCCTCCATTGGTGGAAGTTCTGGAACAGGTCGCCCGTTGGCATTCAACTGAAACTGCTGCGATTGTGCTTGAAAGCGCCCTCGCACAGGGCAAAGCGTCGATGGACGAAGTTCACGCGATCATCCGTCGTCTGCCAAAACGGCGCGCTCGTCTTTTGCGCTTCGTTGACGATCGATCCGGCTCTGGTTCAGAGACGCGGCTCAAGTTCTTCTTCATCCGAGAGCAAATCAAGTTTGACCAGCAATTTCAGTTCTCTGCAGATTATCGAGCCGATTTCCGGCTCGGGAAACACCTGATCCTCGAAGCGGATTCGTCAGCCTATCACGCCACAAAATCCGGATATCTCACTGACAGGAGGCGCGATCTTGAAGCGGCGATTCGCGGATTTGAGGTACTGCGTTTAAGTTTCGAGCAAATATGGACGGATTGGCGCCACACGAAAGGCGTCCTTCGCGCCATTGTCCGCTCACGCCGGCATCAACGCCGGCTGCTTGACCTCACTGATCATTACTCGATCTTCGCATAA
- a CDS encoding ABC transporter ATP-binding protein — protein sequence MNTMNLRGRGLKKMYGPVHALAGVDIDIPQGEQVAIMGPSGSGKSTLLHVLSGILTPDQGTVELGETTVSKLSDAKRSALRRRQLGFVFQDGQLVPELTARENVAFPLLLEGVSKAKALAEAENWLGRLGVADQARKRPGEMSGGQAQRVAIARALVHRPAILFADEPTGALDQATGHEVMQILTTTAQMNGTTLVVITHDAKVAAWCQRLVEIRDGLVHFDGPAARADAGARLASDAGARRAAPGTHVAQPGQMDEWGAR from the coding sequence ATGAACACGATGAATCTCCGCGGTCGCGGTCTGAAGAAAATGTATGGCCCCGTTCATGCCCTCGCTGGTGTGGACATCGATATTCCCCAGGGCGAGCAGGTGGCGATTATGGGCCCGTCGGGCTCGGGTAAATCCACGCTCCTGCACGTGTTGTCGGGCATTCTCACGCCTGATCAGGGGACGGTTGAGCTCGGCGAGACGACGGTGTCGAAGCTATCCGATGCGAAGCGTTCGGCGCTCCGACGCCGACAGTTGGGTTTTGTTTTTCAAGACGGTCAGTTGGTTCCGGAATTGACGGCGCGTGAGAACGTGGCTTTTCCGCTCTTGCTTGAGGGTGTGAGTAAGGCGAAGGCGCTCGCAGAGGCGGAGAATTGGTTGGGCCGGCTTGGTGTGGCTGACCAGGCTCGCAAACGTCCAGGTGAGATGTCGGGCGGCCAGGCGCAGCGCGTAGCGATTGCGCGAGCGCTCGTTCATCGGCCAGCGATTTTGTTTGCGGATGAACCCACTGGCGCGCTCGATCAGGCGACAGGCCACGAGGTGATGCAGATTTTGACGACGACGGCGCAGATGAATGGCACCACGCTTGTTGTCATCACGCACGATGCGAAGGTCGCGGCGTGGTGCCAGCGTTTGGTTGAGATTCGTGATGGCTTGGTGCATTTTGACGGCCCTGCCGCCCGCGCCGACGCCGGTGCCCGTCTCGCGTCCGACGCCGGTGCCCGCCGCGCTGCCCCTGGTACGCACGTTGCCCAGCCTGGCCAGATGGATGAGTGGGGTGCGCGATGA
- a CDS encoding FtsX-like permease family protein, with amino-acid sequence MKTLSLASMLAKARLQTRTGNALLDVFAVVAFAVSSWLTLTTLGGVWMFYNNQAAIDEAFATRYGLEDFMAGSGGMYFGLSVIALALLTIPLLSLGAAAARLGANGRERRLASLRLVGMSARQVVGMSVFESMIHAALGFLAGLAIYVASLPAWTALSFGTVQITVSSMTLPWWALLGTFALIVAIAVVSTAVGLANVSISPLGVAHRVTPAAVRAWRMVVFVVALVAVLYFSQSRDRARDVEVTQLITFAAIIMMLFGAVALVGPLFIQLTMRPLLAVGKPAWLLGMRRVLGNSRAAWRNINSVALMGMVATITLTLVSFNVASSVKNTSADLMLSQIASDISKGVVIAFAFAVVLGAVSTLVHQASDVFDRADEARALVQLGTPLGVLIRARFVQVMAPMAALMSILLVVGFLPALAQGGGVNLGNLKTLGFMVIIGVVLTFVSVLVTVPIQRQVVYARVRKND; translated from the coding sequence ATGAAGACTCTCTCGCTTGCCAGTATGCTGGCGAAGGCTCGTCTGCAAACACGCACGGGCAATGCGCTCCTCGATGTTTTTGCGGTGGTGGCGTTTGCTGTGTCGAGCTGGCTCACGCTGACCACTCTCGGTGGCGTGTGGATGTTTTACAACAATCAGGCGGCAATTGATGAGGCTTTCGCCACGCGCTATGGTCTGGAAGATTTCATGGCGGGTTCGGGTGGCATGTATTTTGGTCTATCGGTGATTGCGCTTGCGTTGCTGACGATCCCGCTCTTGTCGCTGGGGGCTGCTGCAGCCCGTCTCGGGGCGAATGGCCGTGAGCGCCGGCTCGCCTCGCTACGACTTGTCGGCATGAGTGCGCGCCAGGTTGTGGGGATGTCGGTGTTCGAGTCGATGATTCACGCAGCTCTCGGTTTTCTGGCGGGGCTTGCGATCTATGTGGCCTCGTTGCCGGCGTGGACAGCGCTTTCCTTTGGAACCGTTCAGATCACGGTGTCGTCGATGACGTTGCCGTGGTGGGCGTTGCTTGGTACGTTTGCCTTGATTGTTGCGATTGCGGTCGTGTCGACGGCGGTGGGTTTGGCGAATGTGTCGATCTCGCCGTTGGGTGTGGCTCACCGTGTGACGCCGGCTGCGGTGCGCGCCTGGCGCATGGTCGTGTTCGTTGTTGCGCTTGTGGCAGTGCTTTACTTTTCGCAGAGCCGTGATCGCGCTCGCGATGTTGAGGTGACGCAGTTGATCACGTTTGCGGCGATTATCATGATGCTTTTTGGGGCGGTTGCCCTGGTGGGTCCGTTGTTTATCCAGCTGACGATGCGTCCGCTTCTTGCGGTTGGCAAGCCGGCGTGGCTCCTTGGAATGCGGCGCGTGTTGGGCAATTCGCGTGCGGCGTGGCGCAATATTAACTCGGTGGCGCTGATGGGGATGGTCGCCACGATCACGCTAACTCTGGTGTCGTTCAACGTGGCCTCGAGTGTGAAGAATACGTCGGCTGATCTCATGCTGTCGCAGATCGCGTCGGACATTTCGAAGGGTGTGGTGATTGCGTTCGCATTCGCGGTGGTTTTGGGTGCGGTTTCGACGTTGGTGCATCAGGCTTCGGATGTGTTTGACCGCGCCGATGAAGCTCGAGCACTTGTCCAGCTGGGTACTCCGCTTGGGGTGTTGATCCGGGCACGTTTCGTGCAGGTGATGGCTCCGATGGCCGCGTTGATGTCGATCCTCCTGGTAGTGGGCTTTCTTCCGGCACTGGCTCAAGGGGGCGGGGTCAATCTCGGCAACCTTAAGACTTTGGGGTTCATGGTCATCATTGGCGTAGTTCTGACCTTCGTTTCGGTGCTCGTGACTGTTCCGATTCAGCGCCAGGTGGTGTATGCGCGGGTGCGTAAGAATGACTAG
- a CDS encoding MDR family MFS transporter: MRTNDSWSPLRDENTPVLFALMLANALIAMDATILATAVPSVISDLGEYSRFPWLFSIYLLTQAVTVPVYGKLADMHGRKPILVFGIVVFLLSSVSAGFATSMTSLIISRAIQGVGAGAVGPMAMTILGDIYTLEQRGKVQGYMASVWAVSSVIGPLLGGFFAEVGAWRGIFFVNVPFALLALILVWRKFADVGEHPSRRIDYLGAITMTVGLTSLVLGILEGGIAWPWLSWQTGVAFGVGVALLALMGVIEPRAEEPVVEFRLMKKRLIVATSLTMVSIGALTVGVTSFAPNFLQQATGISPILAGLAVAAMTLGWPLAGGNSAKLYLRRGFHRTIRLGAVIALIGSILLAVTVHWPSAWFVAGFAFILGLGLGFATAPSTIAAQNSVGWNQRAQVTAINTFARSIGSAVGVAVFGAVSNAVLGYYGGQATPASVTASTQAVFIGVVLGALAMLAGALLTPKDEPVVKKVHLS; the protein is encoded by the coding sequence ATGAGAACGAACGACTCCTGGTCGCCACTGCGCGACGAAAACACGCCGGTGCTCTTCGCACTGATGCTCGCAAACGCGCTTATCGCAATGGACGCGACGATTTTGGCGACCGCCGTACCGTCTGTGATCAGTGATCTGGGAGAGTACTCGCGGTTCCCGTGGCTGTTCTCAATCTACCTCCTCACGCAGGCAGTGACTGTTCCCGTCTATGGCAAGCTCGCTGACATGCACGGGCGCAAGCCCATTCTCGTTTTCGGAATTGTCGTGTTTCTGCTCTCGTCTGTCTCTGCTGGCTTCGCTACCTCGATGACATCGCTCATCATCTCGCGCGCGATCCAGGGCGTCGGTGCTGGCGCGGTCGGCCCGATGGCGATGACGATCCTTGGCGATATCTACACGCTCGAGCAGCGAGGAAAAGTCCAAGGCTACATGGCGAGCGTTTGGGCAGTGAGTTCGGTGATCGGCCCGCTTCTTGGCGGCTTCTTTGCGGAAGTTGGCGCCTGGCGCGGGATTTTCTTCGTGAACGTTCCTTTTGCGCTCCTCGCCCTCATTCTCGTGTGGCGCAAGTTTGCCGACGTCGGTGAGCACCCCTCGCGCAGGATCGATTACCTCGGTGCCATCACAATGACAGTTGGCCTGACGTCGCTCGTGCTTGGAATCCTCGAAGGCGGAATCGCATGGCCGTGGCTGTCGTGGCAGACGGGAGTCGCTTTCGGCGTCGGTGTCGCGCTTCTCGCGCTGATGGGTGTGATCGAACCCCGCGCAGAGGAGCCCGTGGTGGAGTTCCGACTGATGAAGAAACGGCTGATCGTGGCGACCTCGCTGACCATGGTCTCCATCGGTGCGCTGACGGTTGGAGTGACAAGCTTCGCCCCGAACTTCCTTCAGCAAGCCACCGGGATTTCGCCGATTCTTGCTGGCCTCGCCGTCGCTGCGATGACCCTCGGGTGGCCGCTTGCCGGTGGCAATTCCGCAAAGCTCTACCTGCGTCGCGGCTTTCACCGAACGATCCGGCTCGGCGCAGTTATCGCTCTGATAGGTTCAATCCTGTTAGCCGTGACAGTCCACTGGCCCAGCGCCTGGTTCGTGGCAGGGTTCGCATTCATTCTCGGGCTCGGTCTGGGGTTTGCAACCGCACCATCGACGATTGCTGCACAGAACTCGGTGGGGTGGAACCAACGAGCACAGGTCACCGCAATCAACACTTTTGCGCGCTCAATCGGAAGTGCGGTTGGCGTGGCGGTCTTCGGAGCGGTGTCGAATGCAGTCCTCGGCTACTATGGTGGCCAAGCAACGCCCGCATCCGTGACGGCATCAACGCAGGCAGTGTTTATTGGTGTCGTCCTCGGCGCGCTCGCAATGCTTGCCGGTGCGTTGCTCACGCCGAAGGACGAGCCTGTCGTCAAAAAGGTTCACCTCAGTTAG